From Triticum urartu cultivar G1812 chromosome 2, Tu2.1, whole genome shotgun sequence, a single genomic window includes:
- the LOC125536444 gene encoding uncharacterized protein LOC125536444, translated as MKSSTLMAILILQAVLVMGILSQANAEFPKCCDNCRFFSGAVVCDDAGPKCRDGCVNCRVVQASPTKTFRCADARGDDGTPCPPCKKY; from the exons ATGAAGAGTAGCACGCTCATGGCGATCCTGATTCTCCAGGCCGTCCTGGTCATGGGAATCCTCTCACAAGCGAACG CCGAGTTCCCGAAGTGCTGCGACAACTGTAGGTTCTTCTCGGGGGCCGTGGTCTGTGACGACGCCGGCCCCAAGTGCCGCGACGGCTGCGTGAACTGCCGCGTCGTGCAGGCGAGCCCCACGAAGACGTTCCGGTGCGCCGATGCACGCGGCGACGACGGCACGCCCTGCCCGCCCTGCAAGAAGTACTGA
- the LOC125541296 gene encoding uncharacterized protein LOC125541296, protein MKSSTLVVILVLQAVLVMGILSQANAEFPKCCDSCRFFSGAVVCDDAGPKCRDGCVNCRVVQTSPKKTFRCADARVDDGTPCKPCKKY, encoded by the exons ATGAAGAGTAGCACACTCGTGGTCATCCTGGTTCTCCAGGCCGTCCTGGTCATGGGGATCCTCTCACAGGCCAACG CCGAGTTCCCAAAGTGCTGCGACAGCTGCAGGTTCTTCTCGGGGGCCGTGGTCTGCGACGACGCCGGCCCCAAGTGCCGCGACGGCTGCGTGAACTGCCGCGTCGTGCAGACGAGCCCTAAGAAGACGTTCCGATGCGCCGATGCACGCGTCGACGATGGCACGCCCTGCAAGCCCTGCAAGAAGTACTGA
- the LOC125536442 gene encoding uncharacterized protein LOC125536442 has product MSPAAPAPRASHGAPGRGRRAWALARSSPLLLRVPLRCWSPLPDCLVTNGPRLVGHLSDPPRPPPSSRTFPAARYIGAQKRDAIVDDDSYYTGGAYYYVQAADDDQE; this is encoded by the exons ATGTCGCCGGCGGCGCCCGCACCCCGCGCCTCCCATGGTGCACCAGGCCGTGGCCGGCGCGCGTGGGCGCTCGCCCGCAGCTCGCCACTACTCCTTCGCGTGCCCCTCCGATGCTGGTCGCCCCTGCCTGACTGTCTTGTCACCAACGGCCCTCGCCTCGTCGGCCACCTCTCCGACCCGCCAAGGCCTCCCCCGAGCTCGCGGACCTTCCCTGCTGCTCGAT ACATTGGAGCCCAGAAGCGAGACGCCatcgtcgacgacgactcctactacactggaggtgcctactactatgtgcaggccgctgacgacgaccaggagtag
- the LOC125541297 gene encoding Bowman-Birk type proteinase inhibitor B5-like, which yields MKSTKLAAILILQAVLVMGILSHVNADFFPKCCNNCRSFSGVDVCDDAHPQCPKGCSACRVVTPSPHKTFRCADMKSTVDGTCGGPCKKH from the exons ATGAAGAGCACCAAGCTCGCGGCGATCCTGATCCTCCAGGCCGTCCTGGTCATGGGGATCCTCTCACACGTGAACG CCGACTTCTTCCCCAAGTGCTGCAACAACTGCAGGTCCTTCTCCGGGGTCGACGTCTGCGACGACGCCCACCCCCAGTGCCCCAAGGGCTGCTCGGCCTGCCGCGTGGTGACGCCCAGCCCTCACAAGACGTTCCGGTGCGCCGACATGAAGAGCACCGTCGATGGCACCTGCGGCGGGCCATGCAAAAAGCACTGA
- the LOC125536443 gene encoding uncharacterized protein LOC125536443, with the protein MKGTKLAAILILQAVLVMGVLSHVNADYFPKCCNNCRSFSGVDVCDDAHPKCPKGCSACRVVSTSPEMWRCADMKSTVDGTCGGPCKKY; encoded by the exons ATGAAGGGCACCAAGCTCGCGGCGATCCTCATCCTCCAGGCCGTCCTGGTCATGGGAGTCCTCTCACACGTGAACG CCGACTATTTCCCCAAGTGCTGCAACAACTGCAGGTCCTTCTCCGGGGTCGACGTCTGCGACGACGCCCACCCCAAGTGCCCCAAGGGCTGCTCGGCGTGCCGCGTGGTGTCGACGAGCCCCGAAATGTGGCGCTGCGCGGATATGAAATCCACCGTCGACGGCACCTGCGGTGGGCCCTGCAAGAAGTACTGA